One stretch of Malus domestica chromosome 14, GDT2T_hap1 DNA includes these proteins:
- the LOC114820967 gene encoding histone deacetylase 6 isoform X1, with protein MDSEGGASLPSGPDAKKRRVSYFYEPTVGDYYYGQGHPMKPHRIRMAHSLVVHYGLHRRMEINRPFPAGPIDIRRFHADDYVDFLASVTPETLADSVHSRHLKRFNVGEDCPVFDGLLGFCQASAGGSIGAAVKLNRQDADIAVNWAGGLHHAKKAEASGFCYVNDIVLGILELLKVHRRVLYVDIDVHHGDGVEEAFYTTDRVMTVSFHKFGDFFPGTGHIKDVGAGTGKNYALNVPLNDGMDDESFRSLFRPILQKVMEMYQPDAVVLQCGADSLSGDRLGCFNLSVRGHADCLRFLRSFNVPLMVLGGGGYTIRNVARCWCYETAVAVGVEPDNNLPYNEYYEYFGPDYTLHIAPSNMENLNTPKDMEKIRNALLEQLTRIPHTPSVPFQTTPPTTKVPEEVEEKLDERPKPRIWNGVIYDSDPEDDKHWTIFPTAARQHAVMDVWDDEDEMEEDKKHHHRHPSC; from the exons atggactcGGAAGGCGGAGCGTCACTGCCGTCAGGCCCAGACGCGAAGAAACGGCGAGTGAGCTACTTCTACGAGCCCACCGTCGGCGATTACTACTACGGCCAAGGCCACCCGATGAAGCCCCACCGTATCCGCATGGCCCACAGCCTAGTAGTCCATTACGGCCTCCACCGTCGGATGGAGATCAACCGCCCCTTTCCCGCCGGCCCCATCGACATCCGCCGCTTCCACGCCGACGACTACGTCGACTTCCTCGCCTCCGTCACCCCCGAGACCCTCGCCGATTCCGTCCACTCCCGTCACCTCAAGCGCTTCAACGTCGGCGAGGACTGCCCCGTATTTGACGGCCTCTTGGGTTTCTGCCAGGCCTCCGCCGGCGGCTCAATCGGCGCCGCCGTTAAGCTCAATCGCCAGGACGCTGACATCGCTGTTAACTGGGCCGGTGGGCTCCATCACGCCAAGAAGGCCGAGGCTTCTGGATTCTGCTATGTCAATGATATTGTGCTCGGCATTCTTGAGCTCCTCAAGGTTCACAGG CGTGTGCTTTATGTAGACATTGATGTGCACCATGGAGATGGAGTTGAGGAGGCATTTTACACTACTGATAGGGTCATGACTGTGTCTTTCCATAAGTTCGGGGATTTCTTTCCTGGCACCGGGCACATTAAAGACGTTGGGGCGGGGACTGGGAAAAACTACGCCCTGAATGTCCCGCTAAATGATGGAATGGATGACGAGAGTTTTCGTAGTTTGTTTCGGCCCATCCTCCAGAAAGTCATGGAGATGTATCAGCCAGACGCAGTTGTTCTTCAGTGCGGAGCGGATTCCTTGTCTGGTGATAGGTTGGGGTGCTTCAACTTGTCTGTCAGAGGCCATGCAGATTGTCTTCGTTTTCTTAGATCTTTCAATGTTCCTCTGATGGTGTTGGGTGGTGGAGGTTATACAATTCGTAATGTGGCCCGTTGCTGGTGTTATGAG ACAGCAGTAGCGGTCGGGGTGGAGCCTGATAATAATTTGCCCTACAATGAATACTATGAGTATTTTGGACCAGATTACACTCTTCACATTGCCCCATCCAACATGGAAAATCTAAACACGCCCAAAGATATGGAGAAAATAAG GAATGCACTGCTCGAGCAACTTACTCGAATACCTCATACACCCAGTGTTCCTTTCCAGACAACACCACCAACTACAAAAGTTCCAGAAGAG GTGGAAGAGAAATTGGACGAAAGACCAAAGCCTCGCATTTGGAACGGCGTTATTTATGACTCTGATCCTGAAGACGACAAGCATTGGACTATATTCCCCACCGCTGCTCGTCAGCACGCTGTTATGGATGTGtg GGATGACGAAGATGAGatggaagaagataaaaagcATCATCATCGTCATCCTTCGTGCTGA
- the LOC114820967 gene encoding histone deacetylase 6 isoform X2: MDSEGGASLPSGPDAKKRRVSYFYEPTVGDYYYGQGHPMKPHRIRMAHSLVVHYGLHRRMEINRPFPAGPIDIRRFHADDYVDFLASVTPETLADSVHSRHLKRFNVGEDCPVFDGLLGFCQASAGGSIGAAVKLNRQDADIAVNWAGGLHHAKKAEASGFCYVNDIVLGILELLKVHRRVLYVDIDVHHGDGVEEAFYTTDRVMTVSFHKFGDFFPGTGHIKDVGAGTGKNYALNVPLNDGMDDESFRSLFRPILQKVMEMYQPDAVVLQCGADSLSGDRLGCFNLSVRGHADCLRFLRSFNVPLMVLGGGGYTIRNVARCWCYETAVAVGVEPDNNLPYNEYYEYFGPDYTLHIAPSNMENLNTPKDMEKIRNALLEQLTRIPHTPSVPFQTTPPTTKVPEEVEEKLDERPKPRIWNGVIYDSDPEDDKHWTIFPTAARQHAVMDV, translated from the exons atggactcGGAAGGCGGAGCGTCACTGCCGTCAGGCCCAGACGCGAAGAAACGGCGAGTGAGCTACTTCTACGAGCCCACCGTCGGCGATTACTACTACGGCCAAGGCCACCCGATGAAGCCCCACCGTATCCGCATGGCCCACAGCCTAGTAGTCCATTACGGCCTCCACCGTCGGATGGAGATCAACCGCCCCTTTCCCGCCGGCCCCATCGACATCCGCCGCTTCCACGCCGACGACTACGTCGACTTCCTCGCCTCCGTCACCCCCGAGACCCTCGCCGATTCCGTCCACTCCCGTCACCTCAAGCGCTTCAACGTCGGCGAGGACTGCCCCGTATTTGACGGCCTCTTGGGTTTCTGCCAGGCCTCCGCCGGCGGCTCAATCGGCGCCGCCGTTAAGCTCAATCGCCAGGACGCTGACATCGCTGTTAACTGGGCCGGTGGGCTCCATCACGCCAAGAAGGCCGAGGCTTCTGGATTCTGCTATGTCAATGATATTGTGCTCGGCATTCTTGAGCTCCTCAAGGTTCACAGG CGTGTGCTTTATGTAGACATTGATGTGCACCATGGAGATGGAGTTGAGGAGGCATTTTACACTACTGATAGGGTCATGACTGTGTCTTTCCATAAGTTCGGGGATTTCTTTCCTGGCACCGGGCACATTAAAGACGTTGGGGCGGGGACTGGGAAAAACTACGCCCTGAATGTCCCGCTAAATGATGGAATGGATGACGAGAGTTTTCGTAGTTTGTTTCGGCCCATCCTCCAGAAAGTCATGGAGATGTATCAGCCAGACGCAGTTGTTCTTCAGTGCGGAGCGGATTCCTTGTCTGGTGATAGGTTGGGGTGCTTCAACTTGTCTGTCAGAGGCCATGCAGATTGTCTTCGTTTTCTTAGATCTTTCAATGTTCCTCTGATGGTGTTGGGTGGTGGAGGTTATACAATTCGTAATGTGGCCCGTTGCTGGTGTTATGAG ACAGCAGTAGCGGTCGGGGTGGAGCCTGATAATAATTTGCCCTACAATGAATACTATGAGTATTTTGGACCAGATTACACTCTTCACATTGCCCCATCCAACATGGAAAATCTAAACACGCCCAAAGATATGGAGAAAATAAG GAATGCACTGCTCGAGCAACTTACTCGAATACCTCATACACCCAGTGTTCCTTTCCAGACAACACCACCAACTACAAAAGTTCCAGAAGAG GTGGAAGAGAAATTGGACGAAAGACCAAAGCCTCGCATTTGGAACGGCGTTATTTATGACTCTGATCCTGAAGACGACAAGCATTGGACTATATTCCCCACCGCTGCTCGTCAGCACGCTGTTATGGATGTGtg A